The following proteins are co-located in the Ascochyta rabiei chromosome 8, complete sequence genome:
- a CDS encoding tRNA pseudouridine(32) synthase, producing the protein MRASSFLAPLFFAASSLAQAVEEGIEPSSPAPTGCKTTVKGNFTIGVENFFSARSKRETAQEAADGLLFCTLENGILRDQYSRTGSVVANRQFQFDGPPQAGAIYTGGFSVCQNNSLAIGGSARWFRCMSGEFGNLYDESIGDQCTEIRIIADFVNDPSPSSSLVLPASTTLSLIPTGGAGVTLVSSVTASSVASSSVAKSTPSSGSSGSASSPSATSTPSRSAISSASSSASESASGTSASSSASSAAAAPPASAGRAATSSPMTRAVLLGAILAVFGAAIIL; encoded by the exons ATGCGCGCTTCAAGCTTCCTCGCTCCGCTTTTCTTCGCCGCTTCATCCCTGGCTCAGGCCGTCGAAGAGGGTATCGAACCATCTTCCCCTGCGCCAACCGGGTGCAAGACGACGGTCAAGGGCAACTTTACCATTGGCGTCGAGAACTTCTTTTCGGCAAGATCTAAGCGCGAGACAGCTCAAGAG GCTGCCGATGGATTGCTCTTTTGCACACTCGAGAACGGTATCCTTCGCGACCAGTACAGCCGCACAGGCTCCGTCGTGGCTAATCGTCAATTCCAATTCGACGGCCCACCACAAGCAGGTGCCATTTACACGGGCGGCTTCTCGGTATGCCAGAACAACTCCCTCGCCATAGGTGGCTCGGCAAGATGGTTCCGGTGTATGAGTGGTGAATTTGGCAATTTATACGATGAATCGATCGGCGACCAGTGCACGGAAATCAGGATCATTGCCGACTTCGTGAATGACCCCTCGCCCTCGAGCTCACTCGTCCTCCCAGCCAGTACCACACTCAGTCTCATTCCTACTGGAGGCGCAGGTGTTACCCTGGTGTCTTCTGTCACTGCTTCTTCTGTCGCATCGAGCTCTGTTGCCAAGAGCACCCCATCTTCGGGCTCCTCAGGAAGCGCCTCCTCTCCATCTGCCACGTCAACGCCGTCCAGATCTGCAATCAGCTCAGCAAGCAGCTCAGCGAGTGAGTCCGCATCTGGGACCTCCGCGTCTTCTTCTGCCAGCAGCGCGGCTGCTGCGCCTCCTGCATCCGCAGGTCGTGCCGCCACATCTTCGCCAATGACAAGAGCTGTGCTTCTTGGGGCAATACTGGCTGTTTTTGGTGCTGCTATAATCCTCTAA